Sequence from the Fibrobacter sp. genome:
ATATGAAAAAGTTCCCATCCGATGTGGTGGCACGTTATCGTAACCGTATAGTGAATATTCATCCCGGACTTCTTCCTTCCTTTTGTGGTAAGCAGATGTATGGGGTCAGGGTGCACGAGGCGGTTATAGAGCATGGTGTAAAGGTGACTGGAGTGACTGTTCATTTTGTGGATGAAGAGTATGATCATGGTCCCATTATACTTCAGGAGCCGGTTCGGGTTCTTGACAATGATGATGCGCATACGCTTGCGGAACGGGTGCTTAAGGTCGAGCATGCGAGTTACTGGCGGGCGATAGAGGCCATAGCCAGGGGAACGCTGAGGGTTGAGGGTCACAGGGTGACAGGAGATGTCTAAGCAGTGTTTATCGGAAAGCATTTCCAGTGCCTCCCTTTATAAATTCGACAAAGAGATGGAAAAAGGGCGGGAAATTGCCCTTATCGGTATTGATGAAGCAGGGAGGGGGTCCCTGGCCGGCCCTGTTGTGGCTGCTGCGGTCTGTCTGGATCTTGACAAACTGATAGAGGGTGTTAACGATTCCAAAAAACTTCCGGCCGACCGCCGGTGCGAGCTTTACGAAAAAATAATCTCTGAAGCGCTCTGCTGGTCAACCGGATTTGCATCACCTGAGGAAATAGACAAATACAATATACTGCAGGCTACCTTTCTGGCCATGAGCCGGGCCGTTGAAAAGCTTGAGTTAAAATGGGATCTGGCACTGATCGATGGAAACAAGTCGATTCCTCAGATCGAGAAGGAAAAGCAGATTTCTGTTGTAGGTGGTGATGCGAAGAGCGCATCCATTGCTGCCGCATCGATACTGGCAAAGGTGACAAGAGACCGGATTATGGAAGAGTACCATGGTAAATATCCGGTTTATGATTTTTTAAATAATAAAGGTTATGCTACTGAGTATCACCGTAATAGCATAATGAAACATGGCCTCAGCGAGATTCACCGTCGTTCCTTTTGCGATTTTTTCCTCCAAACCAGTTTGCCACTTTGAAAGGGGTTTAAGAATGGCGCAGATTAAGCCGTTCAATGGTTATCATTACCGTTTAGCACAATCGCAGGACCTGGGCAGATTCATTGCTCCTCCTTACGACATGCTTGACAATAGCATGATCGATGATCTTTACAATAAAGATCCACATAACACTGTGCGTATCACCCAGAACCGTCCTGAGCCCTCCGATACCTGCAACAGGGATCGTCATGAGAGAGCAGCATCTTTTTTCCGTAACTGGGTGGAGAAGGGAGTTCTGGTAAGAGACGATGAGCCATCGGTATATGTTTACCAGCAAAAATTTGAAAGCAAAATTGGAAATGAGTCCATGACTTTTGAGCGGACCGGGGTGGTGGTTCTTATAAAACTTGAGGAGTTTGAAAATGGTGTTGTGCTTCCCCATGAGTATACTCTTTCCGGCCCTAAAATAGACAGATACGAACTCCTTGATGCCGCCAGGGTAAATA
This genomic interval carries:
- a CDS encoding ribonuclease HII; the encoded protein is MSKQCLSESISSASLYKFDKEMEKGREIALIGIDEAGRGSLAGPVVAAAVCLDLDKLIEGVNDSKKLPADRRCELYEKIISEALCWSTGFASPEEIDKYNILQATFLAMSRAVEKLELKWDLALIDGNKSIPQIEKEKQISVVGGDAKSASIAAASILAKVTRDRIMEEYHGKYPVYDFLNNKGYATEYHRNSIMKHGLSEIHRRSFCDFFLQTSLPL
- a CDS encoding phosphoribosylglycinamide formyltransferase; translated protein: MLRCAVFASGGGSNFQALLDRKQSGDLHVDFVLFVGNNSKAVAFERARKNNIPCIHLAPSHFSSEEEYSRELLGCLEKFNVELIILAGYMKKFPSDVVARYRNRIVNIHPGLLPSFCGKQMYGVRVHEAVIEHGVKVTGVTVHFVDEEYDHGPIILQEPVRVLDNDDAHTLAERVLKVEHASYWRAIEAIARGTLRVEGHRVTGDV